Within Butyrivibrio fibrisolvens, the genomic segment ATTCGGAGAGTTTATCAGGTTTAATACATATTGATGAGCAGAAGATCGATGTCAAGCTCTCATACTACTATATAGGACACTTCTCAAGACATATAAAAGAAGGCGCAAGAAGAGTACTGTCCAGCACTTATGACAACGATATCGAGACAGTAAGCTTTATAAATCCTGACGAAAGCCTCGTAACTGTTATCTTAAACAGACGAGATGAAGACAAGAAAGCTGTAGTCAGTACAGGAGATGGCTACGTAGAAGTAGATATCCCGGCACATTCTATCCAGACACTGGTAATGTAAACAATATACACATCACAAAGACCCCCAGGCTCTGTCCAAAGGGGGCTTTTTCAATTATCAGGGAAAAGACTTGTCGCTTACAGTGATATCTTATTTACGGTTAATCTATCGTTTGTTTTTGATACTTTTAATATAAACGGGAATTTATTGATATCTACACACAGAGGATAGTCCTCTTTTGGAAAAACATCCTGCGTATCAGGGTCGAAGAACTTGGATGCGCCGTGATCCTTAAGATGGGCTATCCTTCCTTCTATGTCGAAGTCTTCACCAAGGATCAAGGCTCTTATATATTCTGCGGCAAGGAGATCTTCTTCGGAGCTAACCTTGCCGGCAAGCCCCATAGGACAGATGGAGACGTCTTCCGGGTTCCTGGCCTTAATATACTCAGCTACGGCCTTGGCATTAACAAGGGATCCTGTGATGATCTCGGAGGCATTGACTGCATTGACTATGCCCTGTGTTCCGGCGCTTGTGGTATGGATTATGGTCTTACCTTCAAAGTCGCCTGAAAGGAGCTGGTATGGGGAGTTGCCATAATCGCAGCCTTCCTGCTTCCTGCCTTCTCGCTCGCCGAAGAGTACATAAGACGGATTCTGCTTCTTTAGCTCTAGGGCCTCTTCAAGACTTCCTATAGGGAAAATTCTGGCAGCGCCCTTATCAAAAAGGTAGCACTCCACAGTAAATGCTCTAAATACATCTATGATAACTGTAAGCCCCTTGGCTTTTTTTGCTCCTTCTATAAGTTCTAGTATCTCAATATTCATAATCGCATTTCCTCTTTTCTGTAGAGAATGAATACTTCCCACTTGGTTATAAGATTTATTCACACTAATTTAGTATGTTCGGGACATATTCTAGCACTTGGGCTTTTTGAATTCAAATATAAACGAGTCAGCACACTGGCAAGCATTTTTAGCAACAATTAGAAAGAAAAAGACAATATAAAGTAAGACTAATATTTGTATATATGTAAATATGATAATTACTATCATTCATGCGAATAAAGTAAGAAAAAGTTCGAAAAGCATGAAAAAGCGCAAAGAGAATTGCAAAGAAAGTACAAAGATAATCATAAAGAAAAGTACAGAATCACAAAGAAAAGCGCGAAAAATTAAATGAAAAAGATGGAGAGTATATAAATCATGGGATCATTCGATAACAAAACCTATAGAAATGTATTCAAAGAGATAGGTAAAACGCAAGAAGAGATAGATGCTAAGATCAAAGAAGCTGTCGATATCTTCTTTTATGATGAAAAAGAAAGAATCTATCATCCTGCAGGCGATGACATGGGATATCTTGTAGACACCGGCAACAACGATGCCAGAACAGAAGGCATGTCCTATGGCATGATGATGTGCGTACAGCTTGATATGAAGGAAGAGTTTGACAGGATCTGGAAGTGGGCTAAGACCTTCATGTACATGGAAGAGGGTGACAATGAGGGATATTTTGCATGGTCATGTCAGCTTGATGGTACCAAGAACGCTTACGGACCTGCACCTGACGGGGAAGAGTTTTTTGCCATGGCGCTTCTATTCGCATCACACAGATGGGGAGATGGAGAGGGCATCTACAATTATAGTAAACAGGCCAAAGAAATTCTCAGAGCCTGCCTTCATAAGGGTGAAAATGGCAGAGTAGGAGATCCTATGTGGAACAGAGACAACGGCCAGATCCTCTTCGTACCGGGAAGCCCATATACAGATCCTTCCTATCATCTGCCACATTTCTATGAGCTGTTTGCTCTCTGGGCATATGAAGAGGATAGAGAGTTCTTCAAGAAGGCTGCAACAGTTAGTAGGAAATATCTGGTATCTGCCTGTCATCCAGAGACTGGCCTTAATCCTGAATATGGCAACTTCGACGGCACACCTATGGATGAGAAGCTCCCGTGGGGACAGTTTGGTGATTTCTTCAGTGATGCCTACAGGACAGCTGCCAATATAGGTCTTGATGCAGAGTGGTTCGGAGTAGACGAAGGCCAGCTTGGCGTACCTCTTAAGGCTATGAAGTTCTTCGGAACAGACCTTGAAGCAGTAAGATGTGCTTACAAGGTGGACGGAACTCCCCTTGAAAGACCGGTACTTCACCCTGTAGGACTTGTTGCTACCATCGCTCAAAGTGCTCTGTCCGTACCTTACAGCGAAGATCCTGATAGCGACTTTTCTGTAGCAGCCAAGTGGGTCAACTGGTTCTGGAATCAGCCACTTAGAAAAGGAGAGCGCAGATACTATGACAATTGCCTGTATCTGTTCGCACTGCTGGCGCTGTCAGGCAATTATAGGATATGGTGATGAAGGACTATATTGAAATCTATATTAGTGTTCAAGATTGAGGATTAGTAAATTCAAGTGAGGCTACTGCATGTTTAGTTTAATATGCAGCAGCCTCATTTCTTTACACTTTTTGAAGATCATCCTGAGTTTTTTGCGAAATACCATATCAGTAACGAAAGAACTTGAGAGAGCTTCCGGAGCTGAAGGTTGGGTTGATGTGTGTAAAGGATGGGATGAATAATTACCTAAGAATCGACGGCTCCTCTGCATACGGAACCGGACCACCCTTTGATTTATCATAAATAGCAATCGCATCAGCGATGTAGTCATACAGGTCGTCGTAAACATAAGCAAAGAGCATAGGATTTACCGTATCATCAGAAATTTGGCCATGGTTGTAAGAATACGCATATTTACCTCTACGCTTAATGATAGTTAGACAGCCATCAAGCTTTGATCTAACATCGCTTTCGAAGATGCCTGATTCCAAAAGGGTCTTTCTGATAAAGTCACAGAAGAACTCAAAATCATCATCCCAGTTGATATTTCCATTATCCTGAGCTTCGCCACGTAAAGCCTCTAATTGTCTCAGAAGCTCGCCTTGAACGCAGTTTGACTGGCCGCTTTTAGGAACATAGTCATGCCAGATCTTCTTACATGCTTCTAGATGAGTCATTTTATAACCACGTATGCCAAGCTTATCAACTCCATCATACATAGTATCAAAATCAATCAGATCTTCTTTCTTTGAATTGTCTTTCTTAGGTTGTGAAAAGTCTTTCCTAAATCGTGAAAAGCCTTTTGCAAGCCATGAAAAATCTTTTATCAATTGAGAAAAAAATGCCATAATATGCTCCGATCCTCAGATCCTTTTACTTCTCAAAAGAAGTATCTCCAATAACAATCTCATCAACATCTACATCTTCAATCACGCTTGTAAAGTATGTGTGGTAGAATTCTGAATTTTCAAAATCGAAGCTATAGAAATTGATCCATACTTCGTCACCTTTTTTGAAGCAGTTGTAAGGGACAGTACATTTAAATTTGGGCCTTGAATACTATAGCACATTTGGATCTATTTTGGAAAAAAGCCGTAATCTGGCACACCACTAAGCAATATACTATAATAACCTCAGAGGGAGCCCACAGCTTCCTCTTTGCTTTTTCAAAGTTTCTTACGAGGTAAAAATGATGCAGGAAAAATCCGCCAAGAAATCCCTAATCCTATTCGCCATCATATTTAGCTTGGGCCTTCTCGTAATAGAAGCCATAAAGATCAACTACCAGGTAACCAACAAATATGGAAGCTGGAACCACTACTGGGAGCATGTGCGCCTCAATCGCGAGAAGCCAAACCTGGCTGAAGAGTTTGACACAGCCAGAGACGCATATAAATATACAGTAGAAAACTCCGTCCTATACATGATCAGAGACGGCGACTATGTAGAATCAGTAACCGCCGAAGTTGTATATGACGACATACGTTCCGCTGAAATTACTGCTGAACGCATAGGATCATGGTGCAATCTTGACAAAGCCTATGTAACAGTCCAATTGGATACAAGTTTTAACAGCATCCCCGATTTAGACAAGTGCAATATGCTCTTAAAGATCCAGGATGAAATAGAGCATAATCTGTCCGAACTGTATTATGGCAGCAGCTATTACCAGATGTTCGAGCAGTACAAATACCAGCCCCGCGATTCAATAGAATACAAAGATCACTATCTATGGATTGAATACACCCAACGTTGCACCTTTACTGCCGGTACAACTGAGTATAGTCCCGACACATATATGTTTAGCGTGATCAAAAACAACAGATATACTATCTATAACTGCAGGGAAAGCCACGGAGAAGTAGTAAAACTCATAAAATATGACACAGGAACTATAGAAGCCGACGGCAGCTGGACATCTGATAGCGAAAAGAAGAAATCTAAGGACACCACAACTACAAATTCTTCTGGCAAAAAAGATACAGACTCCTCCGGCTCGAAAGATACAAACTCATCTGGCAAAAAAGATACGACAGGCAGCAGCTCTGGCAGCTACGATCCATACGACGTGCACGACTACGACTCTGCAGACGACTTCGCTGATGACAAGTATGAAGAATTTTACGATTATGAAGACGAGTACGAGGATGAAGACGAAGCTTATGATGCGGCGGAAGATTACTGGTATGATGAGTATTAATTTGATATAGTTCGGAACAATATCGAAGCGAAATTGACATTTGATAACGTGGTTCGAGGAGATGATTATATCGAAGTTAAGCCTGTCTATCACATAGGCTTTCTTGACTTTACACTTTTTGAAGATCATCCTGAGTTTTTTGCAAAATACCATATCAGTAACGAAAAGGATGGTTATCAGTATACTGACAAGTTTCATCTGTATGTGATAGAATTAAATCACACAGAAATGGCTACAGAAGAAGATAAAAAACACAAAATCGATACTTGGGCCAAACTTTTCAAAGCTACTACATGGGAGGAAATTAAGATGATCACAAGTGCCAACCCATCCATGAATTCAACTGCTGAAGAAATATTTGCCGCTAATTCTGACTTTATGATCGCTGAGCAGTGCCGCGTAAGAGAAGATAATATCATTCACGAAAGAAGAATGAAAGAAGCACTGGTTGAAAAAGATAATAAAATCGAAGAACAAGCAAAAGAACTTGAAGAGAAAGATAAAAAGCTTGAAGAGAAAGATAAAAAGCTTGAAGAGAAAGATAAAAAGCTTGAAGAGAAAGATAAAAAGCTTGAAGAGAAAGATAAAAAGCTTGAAGAGAAAGCAAAAGAACTTGAAGAGCAAGCAAAAGAACTTGAAGAGCAAGCCGAATTAATTGCAATATTACAAAAACAACTGGAAGAAAAAGGCATAAAGGATTAACTGATCAGGCAGGGAAATATCCCTGCCTATTATTTCGAACGAAACCAGCAACAAAACTGTAAAAATGCAGATAGTAATCTTACATCCAGAATAGATGCCAAAGTCAAGGAAGCCATTGCTAAGAGCCTGTGGAGGAAAGAGTATATGACTTACAAAGAGATATAGAGTAGATATTGGCTACAGCCTGATGATGATCAGCGGGCTGTAGCTTTTATTTTGGGAAAAGAAATATGGAATTGATATAATAATACAATCGGTATAGTTCTGAAAAAGTTAGGTATAAGTGGGCATAGAATAGCACTGTATAAATGAAACAAAAAAGGGCATCGACTAAGAAATTAGCTGATGCCTTTTACCATGAAAAAAGTATGTAAGGTCAGTCTGTATGTTCCCTCATAAAAATGTAAGACAATACTAAAAGATCCCTCATAAAAATGTAAAATACCTTGAAAGATCCCTCATAAAAATGTAAAATACTATATTAAGAAGGAGTATCTTTATGGAGAGAATAGCTTACAACAAATTAGTAGAATGGAAAAACAAATCCAATAGAAAGCCTTTAATTCTTAATGGAGCAAGGCAGGTTGGTAAAACATGGCTTTTGAAAAATTTTGGGCAAAGAGAATATAAGAACGTAGCATATATAAATTGTGACAGAACAGATGAGATGAAGACTATATTTTCCGATTTTGATACAGAACGTCTGATCAGAGTTTTTTCTGCACTTTCAAATACAACAATTGAGCCTGGTAATACAATTATAATTCTTGATGAAATACAGGTAACTCCACTGGGGCTCACTGCTCTAAAATACTTTTGTGAGGAAGCACCGGAATATCATATTGTTGTTGCCGGTAGTCTTCTGGGAATAGGACTTCATGAAGGAACGGGATTTCCTGTTGGAAAAGTTGACGAGATCACACTTCAC encodes:
- a CDS encoding glycoside hydrolase family 30 beta sandwich domain-containing protein, which codes for MKEGARRVLSSTYDNDIETVSFINPDESLVTVILNRRDEDKKAVVSTGDGYVEVDIPAHSIQTLVM
- a CDS encoding 2-phosphosulfolactate phosphatase — translated: MNIEILELIEGAKKAKGLTVIIDVFRAFTVECYLFDKGAARIFPIGSLEEALELKKQNPSYVLFGEREGRKQEGCDYGNSPYQLLSGDFEGKTIIHTTSAGTQGIVNAVNASEIITGSLVNAKAVAEYIKARNPEDVSICPMGLAGKVSSEEDLLAAEYIRALILGEDFDIEGRIAHLKDHGASKFFDPDTQDVFPKEDYPLCVDINKFPFILKVSKTNDRLTVNKISL
- a CDS encoding glycosyl hydrolase family 8 yields the protein MGSFDNKTYRNVFKEIGKTQEEIDAKIKEAVDIFFYDEKERIYHPAGDDMGYLVDTGNNDARTEGMSYGMMMCVQLDMKEEFDRIWKWAKTFMYMEEGDNEGYFAWSCQLDGTKNAYGPAPDGEEFFAMALLFASHRWGDGEGIYNYSKQAKEILRACLHKGENGRVGDPMWNRDNGQILFVPGSPYTDPSYHLPHFYELFALWAYEEDREFFKKAATVSRKYLVSACHPETGLNPEYGNFDGTPMDEKLPWGQFGDFFSDAYRTAANIGLDAEWFGVDEGQLGVPLKAMKFFGTDLEAVRCAYKVDGTPLERPVLHPVGLVATIAQSALSVPYSEDPDSDFSVAAKWVNWFWNQPLRKGERRYYDNCLYLFALLALSGNYRIW
- a CDS encoding PD-(D/E)XK nuclease family transposase codes for the protein MTFDNVVRGDDYIEVKPVYHIGFLDFTLFEDHPEFFAKYHISNEKDGYQYTDKFHLYVIELNHTEMATEEDKKHKIDTWAKLFKATTWEEIKMITSANPSMNSTAEEIFAANSDFMIAEQCRVREDNIIHERRMKEALVEKDNKIEEQAKELEEKDKKLEEKDKKLEEKDKKLEEKDKKLEEKDKKLEEKAKELEEQAKELEEQAELIAILQKQLEEKGIKD